Part of the Spinacia oleracea cultivar Varoflay chromosome 5, BTI_SOV_V1, whole genome shotgun sequence genome, agcattaaatgtgaataaatacatttgaatatgtcttataaagttaacactaggcttataaaacatgtaataagtttaaaatcagcccctaggtcatttagttaaaaaatgggagcgaaaatgccttagtttagcctaaatatgacctatatcgaccaaatgagcctaaaatgtgcataaatacattagcatgagtcttagaaaccttgaatgtgacacataaaacatgtaaatggtttaaaatgataagtttggttccttagctcaaagttgggcaagaaaatgccattttaggcaaaataagacctataacgacccaataagcaTTAAATGTGAATAAGTACATTTGAATGTGTCTTAAAATGTTAAAACTAagcttataaaacatgtaaaaggtttcaTATGGTGGcttaggttatttagttcaaagttgggagcgaaaatgccatttttcgcttgctttgatttttgttaAAAATGTCTGTTATATTTGTTCTTGTTGTTTTCTTTGATGATGTAAAATATGTCGGTGCTAAATTAGGATTCTTGATGTGATTTATGGGATGGGTTTATGGTTTATGTTCAATAAATTGGATCAGCATTTCAATTTATgttgtttttaaaataaatttttagcTGAAGTTGCAATATGCGTTACTTTGTGTTGGATATATATGAAAAGAGAATGGATCATTTGATGTGCCGCCATTCGAAAATTGACCCAATGGAGAACAAAATTTGATAAATTGGTTATGAAATTAGGGTCTTCTGTTGAAGATATTTAATCTTGTCCATATAATCTTTGTGAGGAAATTTTGAGGTGCATTTTTCGGATGTACTGTAAAGTTACTAAGCTTAGGCAAATCCAAGAGCAAAGTATGATGCTTTCACTTTCAGGTTGTCCAGTTCCAAAAGAAATGTGCCGCAGAATCACGCTACATTAATAGAGGCTAATAGTTGCTTTTAAATTTAGTAAACTGTTAATCAATGATGACATCCTAAACCATTGGCTTTGACTTTATTAGGGAATTGACCTTGTTTACTGTGATTCTAAAGTGAATGCGATTTGTTTCATAAAGTTTAAAGTTATGATTTCAGCAACCGTTGAGTGACTTGTTACTTCTTATAATTACAGATGGTGCAAACTCCTCTTCGTGTTGCTGCTGGCTACAATGATGTTGAGATTGTTGAAGTTTTGCTGAAATGGATGGGATTGGAGAAGGTTGAGCCGGAAGCAAGGAATATGGTATGAGCTTGCACTTTGGTGAATTGTGCATAAGGTTGCAGCAAAccgttgactttttttttttacccctAACATTACAGTGCTTTTTTGCAGTCTGGGGAGACTCCATTACACATGGCCGTGAGAAGAATGACTGCGACTGCAATGAAGTTGTTAAGCTGCTTCTTTCTCATGGTACTTCTGTGGAGGCCAAGGCTAATGTAattttctttcttctctctccacGTCCTTCACAATAATTATTAGAGTATAGATGTTAGTTGAACGTTGAACCTGTCAAAATCTGTTTTCTTAAAGATCTCTTTCTTTTGTCTATATTTCGAATAATTATTACAGAGAGGTTTGTATATTTCAAAAATGTCATGTTATTAACACTATTCAAAAATCATAGTTATTGAGAAATACATTTCCGTTTTTCCACCATTGCTTCTCGGCATTACAAAACATCAGTTTACTTTCACATGTATCATTTTAATGAAAAGATCTAAAATCTTGACTTTTTCCTCCTCTGTAACATTTATTGACCGAGTGATTATGCGTTTGTACTACGATTGAGCTACTCAGCTTCCTTCAACCAAcaaatcttcttcaccattgaTCAAAAATATTCACATATGGGATTTAAATATATGAATATCTTTAATTTTGAGTAGCTTGAAAATGATCCAAGCAGTATAGGCCTTAGTATATgcattttcttattttgtttgtaggataGTGGTTTCATTGCCACTGCTTGTAGTAGGTTTGTCTTGAGATGAGACTGAATGTTACTAGCAAGTATTATTTGAAATTGATATAGTTTTTAAGAGAGAATCACACTGCATAATGAACAAATGTGAAAGACTTTGAAATCATTTATTGGCTAGGAGGGTATGACAGTTTTTTATCTTGAACTCGCAATATACATCTtacaaaaaaaacatttttttcaGTTTCCTACTGCTTGATTAGCCTATGCGCCAAAAGAAATCCAAGGGGAAGACATAATCAAGTTTGATATTGTTTGTAATTTATTGAAGAGTGTATGACCAATGTAGTTTGCACAACGAGATTGTAAGATTTTAATGGATAATCTTTGTGTTTATCCCACAAGTTTATCCCACAAGATGCGTTCTTTATATATTTCAGAGAATCTTTTTCAGAAACTGTTTTCAATTTCTGGGTTGTGATTAAGTTTACACTTTATTTTGACATTAGCTGAAATTAATGTGGTATGATCGGAAGTTTCCTTATGCTAATACTAATACTATTATATGCAACTTTGATTCCCTGAAACTCGAGTATGCAAGATGGAAGGTATGTAAATTCATCTGTGATCTACCTTTCCACAGGAAAATTTGGTGTAAATTTTGTTCTTTGTGCAGGTTATTTTCACTGATGATTCGAGATATCGATAGCAAGGATAAACATCAGGAAGAAAGTTGTACAGGAAGTTCTGAAGAAAATAGTTGATGGGTGGCGTACCAACTCTAAGGAAGCAACAGAGGTTTCCGCTTACGCGTAGTGTAGCTGAATTGTTGGAGCAATACCCGGTTGATGGAAATTTTACCTTGCTTGGTCCATTGATATCCTAATGGAAGAATTCAAGAACACTCAAGTTATCAAAGTTTGGGACATCTTACCAGCTTCCAAGATTCCTACACTTGCAAGGGAACTTGATGCTTGGTTTGGGAAATATACCATGGACTTCATGAATCGTTGCAAACACAAATCTTTCCAAGGGTATGTCTAATATTCCCCCTTTTCAAAAATGCAAATATAAgccgtcttttttttttttgacaaatatAAGCAATCTTGTTAATGTAATTAGTAGTTCAAGACGGAAAAAGTTTAGGAACTTGTCTTCCTAATGGGTTCTGCTACTTGTGCATACAGGAAATTGATAGTGCCAATGTCATGGCCAGTTCATTCTGTTCTCGGTGTTGATTCTTTGTCAGACAGGAT contains:
- the LOC110780554 gene encoding uncharacterized protein; the encoded protein is MEEFKNTQVIKVWDILPASKIPTLARELDAWFGKYTMDFMNRCKHKSFQGKLIVPMSWPVHSVLGVDSLSDRISAMNGFRIDLAIRMLLFLVSAQLAGLCCICQKNID